TCAAAATCACCGGCTCCAGGAGTGGTAAACTCCATGGTCAGGTGGTGGACTTTCAATCGGTTGAGCTGGTCGATGATGGCGTCGAATCCTCCAGCGTGTCCGGATTCACCGCGCGCCCGGGCACCGGCTCGTCGGCAAAGGTGCTCCGCAAAAACAACATCGTCGATTCCTTCTATCACGCCGTTAACAACATCTGTGGCGAAGTCTGAGGCATGACATGGGTTTTCGTACTGGCAGCGTACGTCAGGATCGACAAATAGACAGAGGTGAGGGTCGTCAATTTGCACGATGTCAGCACCAGCTTCTTTAAGTAACTCGACTTCTCTTCTCAAGATAGGAACACAGTCGGAAACAAATGCCTCGCGAGTGGGATAAGCCCCGGAAGATTTTTCGCGGTCCCACATGCGTTCGCCGAGAAGGGCGGGGGATGGCAGGGTCGCTTTGACCTTTCGTGAAGTGATGCTTTTAACAAAGGTGATTTCGCGGGCGATGAAACCGGGTTCTTTTGGCGACAGTTTGTCTACTACAATTGTCCAGGGACGACCGTCGGCTGGATTGGTACTCAGTTCGAAACCATGAGCCAGTTCCGCGATAACTCCGATGTATGATTTGCGGCGCCATTCGCCGTCAGTCACTACGTCAAGGCCAGCCTGTTCCTGGACGGCAACAATATAGCGCACCGCTGCATCCATGCGCGATTCATAGTCTTCTTTGGAAATTTCATCGGCTGGAGTGGCGATGAGGTCTTTCACGAAATCTGAGCGCGGCATTGAGCCGACAACGGAAGTGGGAAAGAGAAGAGTTTTCATGTTTGGCTGTTGTTCCATTGAGTTTGTGCAAGTTCAAAGTCTTCTTGAGTATCGATTTCCATGTATTCTCCGGGTGTATCCACATGATGGATAGCGACACCTTTCTCGATCATGTCCTGGAGTAGATGAATAAGATAAGCCTTCTCGAATACGGGGGCTTCGCGATAGGGTCTCCCGGATAGCGATTTTAGGCATCGAGCGTAATGACCTTTGAGCGTGTCTGCACCTTCTTTTGAAAATTTGGCGACGCCGGTATATTCGCCATGCGCGTCGTTTGGATCAATACTGCGATGCACCTTCGTGACGCGACCATTCAGGACGATTAACTTTTCTGCATCGTCAGGGGGATGCTGTGTTCGGTGTTTGTAGCGTTCGGCCCAGCCGGTGTCGGCGGAAAGTGTGATGTCGTTTTTGCTCTCTAGAAGTCCAGCGATGACATTTTTAGAGAAGAGAGTATCCGAATAAGAACAAATGAAGGGTTCGTCCATAAGATCTTCCGCATACATGAGGGATGCGAGAATGTTATTGTTTTCCCAATTGTCATTGTGGCGAAACGTGAAGTGGGGGTAGTTCTCGCGAATGACGTCGATCCGGTAACCACCAATGAAACAAATATCCTCAATTCCGTTTTCAGCGAATGCCTGTAGGCTCCAGTCGAGAATCCGGCGACCTTGAACCTGGGCGAAACATTTCGGTTGATTGGCGGTTGTGGGCATCAATCGCTGACCTCTTCCTGCTCCTATGATAATTGCTCTCATGTTAGTTGAATCTCATTTGTTTTGCTTTGTCCTGTTTGCTTCCAGAGAAGAGCGCTGATCGCTGCCGCGCCAAATGCACAGGAAGCCCAAAAATACAATCCCGCCTGCCATCCTTGTTTGTCAACCAGAGTTCCGGTAACCACGTCTCCGGAAAATGCACCCATGTAGCCCATGAAATTGACAAACCCGACCGCCGCAGCAGCGGTGCCTTTACGCGCGAGGTCAACGGGAGCCGTGCCGACCAGAAGCACCTGAGGACCATAGACAGTAAAGCCAACGAAGGCGAGGATGACGACTGAGAAGCCGAGACCCTTTTCAACAGCGTAACTATAAATGAGGGTAAGAGTTCCCAACATCACTAGAAGAATCGATATGACTGGTGCTCGGCGACCTGCGAAAAATCGATCCGTGGCCCATCCGGATAAATAGGCTCCTGCAATCCCCCCTATCGGCAGGACAGCATATTTGAGCGCCGATTTGGCAACGCTGCCTCCCTGCGATTCAATTAAGTGTGTGACACCCCAATCGAGAAACCCATAGCGGCAGGCATTTAACAGCCCGAGGGATACGGCAAGGAACCACAGAGCCGGATTTGAAAGCGTGATTATGATGTTTTCCATGATAGTTCGCTTGTCCGGGGATCTATCGAAGTTTCCCTCTGTTTCCGGGCTGTTTATATTTGCATTGGCCGATTTTGGAGGCGATTCCTTCAAAAAAAACAGCATGTGTATGCAACTGGCGGCGAATAAAACTGCCGGCACATACAACGCCCCTCGCCAGCCGAAGAGATGTACAGAAAATCCGGCGACAACGAAAGTCAGAGCCGCGGTAACTTGGTAACCGGTGCCGATAATTCCAATGGCTCTTCCTCGTTTTTCACGGGGAAACCAGTTGGCTGCCACCCGCATGGTCGGAGTCCAACCAAGTGCTTGAAAGTAACCGTTGGCCGCCCAGACGAACACGAGGAAGTATAGAGCCGTTCCAAAACCGAAAATGACGTTGAGGAGCGCCGAGGTCAGCATTCCGATGGTTAGTAGTTTCCTTGCAGAGAACTTCTCGGCGAGTTGACCATTGACGAACTGACCGATCCCATAAGCAATTTTCAGCGAACCTAGAATAAGCCCGATCTGGGTCTTTGTGAGGTCGAGTTCATCTTGGATACCAGGAATGGCAGCCGAGATGTTTGTACGGCAGAAATAGAAGGAACCATAGGTCAACCAAAGTACCCAGAGCACTCCTGCCTCTGAGCGAAGAAAATTTCCAGGTGTATGTTTTTGCTGTGTTCCCATGGTGTGACAATTCGAACAGTGCAGGCATCATGGGCGGTAGTCAGAAGGATGGTCAAGATCCCTGAGCGGTGGCAGCATAGTTGGTACGAATTACAGATAACCAACCCTCAAAGGTCAAATAACGGTTTAGCCAGGATTGTTTGTGGTGCTTTTTCTTGATCTACTCAGCTGGAAAATTTCCGTCGAGTAGCACCTTGAGGGATTTTTGTATTTCAGTCAGGTCCGGCTTGTCGGCCAGATTGTGGTATTCTTTGGGATCTTGTGGGTGCGCGTAGAGCTCGACACCTTCGCGACCGAAGTCCCATTCGGTGTAGCGCCATTGATCGGCGCGAACGCTTCGTCCCATTTCTTGGCCTCGGGAAACCTGGGTAAAGGCGGCGGTTTTTCCTGAGTGGTTTGGGTCTTTTAGAATCGGAGCAAAACTCTTGCCGTCCATTTCGTGTGGAAGCTTCAGGTCACACAAGTCAGCTAGAGTGGGGTAAAGATCGACGAATTCAATCAAAGAGGAGGTTCGCGTACCTGGATCAGTGATGCCAGGAACCCAGGCGACGAACGGCGAGCGTGCTCCTTGCTCAAAGACGGTTACCTTATTCCACCAGGCGTGTTCGCCCAAGTGATATCCATGGTCGGATGCGAATATCACGATCGTATTATCCCATAGCTTCAGCTCGGTGAGCTTGTCCAGAATCTTACCGACTTGCGCATCCATAAATGCGGTACATGCGAGATAAGACCGTTTGAATTCCATACGCTCCTGGTCGGTGAACTTGGCAAAAATGGTTTTGTCTCCGGGAATTGCGAGCGGAAGATCTTCCGTTCGGTTTTCTGGCTGGCGATGGAGTTGAATGCTGTCGGGCGGAAATAAGTCGAAGTACTTTTTGGGTGCGTGGAATGGGTCGTGCGGTTTATGAAACCCCACACCAAGGAAGAAAGGTTTGTCTTTTACTTCATCCAGGATCCGAACCGCGTCGGCGGCGTTCATTCCATCGGGTTGATCTTCATCGTCTCCTTCAGCTGCCAACCACCTGGCCCAACCGAGAGCGCCGTTGGTTACATTTCGACCTTCTCCCTGGTTTCCCAGTTCCGTGGTAGATCGATGGTAGCTGGCAAAATAATCGAAGGACTTGGCGTCTTCAAAAAAAGTGCGTGAACCGTCCGCCTTGGTGCCTGAATGAAAAAGCTTCCCGATTCCGGCTGAGTAATAACCGTTTTCCCGAAACATTTGGGGAAGAGTAACGATGTCGGGATGCTCCTTGCGGAATTGAGTCTGGTTATTGATTACTCCGGTCCGGTCGGGACGCCAACCTGTCAGGAAAGAGGTGCGGCTGGCATTGCACACGGGATATTGCACATAGGCCCTTTCAAAAACCATACCCCGTTGAGCAAGGCTATCAATATGCGGTGTCTTCACCTCCGTATCACCATAGCAACCCAATCCAGGACGTAGGTCATCGGCCAGAATCAGAACCACGTTGAGCGGTTTGTTTTCTTTTGCGCCAAAGCAGCCGACGTAGATGAGACAGGAAAGAAAAAAAATAAAGTCTGTCGAAATATAGATCTCATTATTTTAGGTTTCTCAAGATGGACAGGTAATTCGTTGAACAATATTTGTCGCAGTGCTCGGCGCTGCGGGGACGCAGTCGCCCTACCATAAAATACAGGAAAGGTAGGGCCAGAGCATCCCTGCTCTGCCGTTTGTTGTTGGTGACAATGAGGTAGTAGACTTTGAACACTGCATTAGCGCTTCGGTTCCCAATGAAACGTCTCACCCCTAAAGACGACCTTTAGTTTGCTGAAAGGTGTTCCCATTGGTGCGAATGTGTCTGGAGCCTGAGATTTCAGGCGACTCTTAACAGTTGCATAATCGGGCTTGTCGGAGAGGTTGGTCCATTCCTCTGGATCATTGTTTAGATCATAGAGTTCTTCGGAGCCGGACATACTCATTCCGAAGAACGCAAAGAAAAATCCTGTAATAGAAAGGAGGGATGTTTGTCTTTTAGGGAATAGCAACATAGGGCAACACTGAATGTTTAGGAAGCGACTGCTACCTTTCAACAAATACTACGTACATTCCTTCAAAAAGGTAACTATTTAAATGAGTGTTGTCGGTAAGCTGTAGGTTTTTAACTGTTCAGCGTCTTAGATACTGCCTATCCAAATTAATCCAACCACGGGTCCCATACTTTGGGTAGCTCAAAACCCTCAGGCACGCTCGTTTCTCCATTGGATGCATCTCCGTGTGGTTCAACGGACGCCGCCAGGTAGTCCTCTATTATTGCCATCATTTTTTTAACTACCTTAGGATGGAGGTCTTTGAGATCATTGTGCTCAAACGGGTCCGCCTTCACATCAAACAGGTGCACTACATCGGAGGAAACGCCGTCTACCGGTTCTTCCGCACCGATCACCAGTTTCCATTTCCCGTCCAAGAGTGCAGACCTGTCCGGGGCGATGTGCAGTGGAACTTCCGTGCGTGTTTGTTTCGCTCCTTTGAGTATCGGCATGACATCCATGCCATCGATCGCTGGCACAGCTTGGCCAATGATGCCGACCAAAGTCGGTAAGACATCAACTACATGGATCACCTCGGTCACGGTTTTTCCGCCTTCCAATTTCCCCGGCCAATGGATCACCGTTGGTACACGGATTCCGCCTTCAAATAATTCCTTCTTTCCACCGCGCAGCTTCCCGTTGTCCGCGCCGAATCGAATGCGTCCTCCGTTATCGGAAGAGAACATGACCAGTGTGTTGTCGCGCATGCCTTGTAACTCCAGCGCAGCCAACACACGGCCAATCGCGACATCCATACAGTCAACCATCCCGGCAAAGGTTCTGCGGGATGGGTCTTTGATATGAGCATACTTCTTTTCATATGTTTCAGTCACCTGGAGTGGAGTATGGGGCGCATTAAATGGCATGTAGAGAAAGAGGGGTTGATCCGCATTGTGCTGCTTGATCAATCGCACCGCTTCGTTTGCCATTAGATCGGTGGTATAACCTTCTTCCTTGACCAAAGTTCCATTGCGGTGCCAATCGATGCCACCGAGTCGGTCGTGTGTGAAATAGTCGATCATGCCAAGGTAGTGACCGTATTGGTAATCAAACCCGCGGTTCTGAGGTAGGAAGGCCTGTTTGCTCAGCCCCAGGTGCCACTTTCCAACAATGGCTGTCGCATATCCCGCCTGCTTGAAAAACTGCGGCAGGATTTTCTCCTCCAGGTTTAAACCATATACGTCCCAGGGACGAATCACATCCACTTGCAGGCCCAGGTTAAACGGATACTTGCCGCTCATTAACGCCCCGCGGGTGGGGGAGCAGATTGGCTGCACATAAAAGCGATCCAGCTGGATTCCTTCACTTGCCAACTTGTCGATGTGTGGAGTCTCGATCTCGCTTCCATGAAAACCCACGTCCTTCCAGCCCAGATCGTCCGCCAGAAAGATAACGATGTGTGGTGTCTCGGCAGTTAACATTAACCGGGAAAGTAACAGACTGAATAAAAGGATGAGTTGCTTCATAACCATTCAATAGTTCTGGCCATAGCTACTTTTAAAGTCCACCTCGTTTTAAATGGTCCTGTTTGCTGCTTGCCGTTCAATATCCGGCCAGTCTTCCTTTGATGCTTATGGAAGCCTCAGAAAGGAATCAGGAATCCGACTGGAAAGAGTTGTTTGGAGATCGCGGTCTCGATCTTTGGCAGTCGGCCAATCAAGATACTGAATGGGACTGCCGATTGGACAACCAGCGGAAGCGTAGCATTGCATGCCGACGATCCGAAATTACTTCAATATGATGACGGTGAGGCTGGCATCATCGTCAACGGGCCGATTGGTAAAACCGAAAATCTGATAAGTCGCATCGAGTTCGGAGACATTGAGTTACATGTCGAATTTCTCATATCTCAGGAATCAAACTCAGGGATCTACTTTATGGGTCGCTATGAGATTCAAATAAAAGACACCTGGGGAAAGGATGAAATGGGTCCCCATGATTGTGGTGCGATTTATCCTCGTTGGGATACTGAACGCGCGCGAAGGTAACGAAGGCTACGATGGCCATCCTCCAAAAATAAGCGCCTGCCGGAAACCGGGTGAATGGGAAAGCTTCGATGTAATCTTTCGGGTGCCGAGCTTTGACCTCGATGGTAACAAAACTCGAGACGCCGATTTTGTGAAGGTGGTGCAGAACGGAATCGTCATTCACAAGCACGCTACTATTTCCGGGCCGACGCGAGGTGCGCTATTTGAGGACGAAAGCGCAACCGGTCCGCTGTTACTTCAAGGTGACCATGGTCCGGTAGCCTATCGCAATGTAAGGATTCGATCACTCGATTAAAAGGGCTACGCTAGGTTTTGCCTTACATAGCGATACTCAGTTCGCTACTTGAGATGAGCTTTCAGTGCCCGTCCTGTTTTCTAGTTGGAGAAGTTGAGGTCATCGATTTCGATGCCTTTGTCGCACTTTAGAAACATCGCGAGTTCTTGTTTCTCATAACTAAAGCTAAAGCTGGCTCCTACATCTCGGCAACCTTGGTTTCGATTCTGACTACCTGGATTTCAGGAACGCAATCAGGTCGTTTACCTGTTTTTCGCTGTAGTGTTTATAGCTAGGCATTTTCTCAGCTAGGGGGTTGGTTTCTTTGGGAGAGTCCAATAGTTTTCTGAAGTAGACTTCTGTATTCTTTGCAAAGACGGCCAGCATTTGAAGGTTTCTTGTTGAAACTTTTCCGCCCAAGATTCCATTTCCCGTATCGTGACAGCTGGCACAACTGTTTTGGAAAATATCCCTACCTGAATTTATCGATTCTGAATTTTTCGATGCTCCCCAATTTCCGAAGGCCTGCGTCTTTGTTGTAAGGATCATTTCAATTACTCCCCAAGGATTTTTATGAGGAGGGTCCAATAGACCATCGGTGTTTTGAATATTAACTATATGCGGACCCCATTCTTTTGGGTGTCCCTGATCCTTGAGCCATTGAGCTAATGGTTTCTGGTCAATCGTAAGAATAAAAAACGGTTTTGATGATTCGAGTATTTCAGGATAAAAATTCGATTGGTACTTGTCCCCGCAATTCATAATCCAAAAATTGAGCGTTGTATCCTCAATAAACGTATCCAGGAAATCTTTCAAATATACGATGGTCATGTCGTATTCCACTTCCTCGGTTGCGAAGAATTTCATTTTCGCATTCTGGGCAATCTTTGCCATTTCTTCAGCGGCAATGGTCATCTCCTGAGTTCCTGCATTGGATATCAACTTTACGAGTAATCCTTGGGGAGTGGAGTTAATAGATCCAGGGTTCGGTTCACGGATATGCCTTGGAAGCACTTGATCGATTTTAACGTCAGACTCCAGGGCTTCGATTTCATTCAACTGATCTATTTGCTTTTGAATCCGTTCGATTGTCAGGCGACCCATTGCTTCTCCTTTTTCTGGATCTCCTGTAACCAACTGGTTCTCGATCATGGAGTTGACCACGTAATCTATAAAGTCAGGCGTTTGCTTTGGGTTGGATGACGAAATAAGATTATCGGCTTCGCTACGGTCTCCGGTCAGATAGTCATTCCAACCGCGTATCGAGGCTTCGGAAAACGCTTGGACTATTTCTGGGTTCGCGCGGGCGTATCCACTGGATGTGTACCACACGCGGTAGGGGGAAAATCCGGAATCCGACAATAGAAGTGTGCCAACATTCGCTCCTTCACGAGAGACATAATAAGGTTCGTTTGTTATAAAGCATTGTTGGATAAATGCCTTGTCTGCCAGAAAGCGGTTCATGCCAAAATCCGTCGGTATGACGTCGATCTGGATGCCATAGCTGTGTTCGAGCATACCAACAAAAGTGGATCCTGGAATGGCCATGATTGTTTTCCCGTCCAAATCCTTGAAATCTTTAATCCCTGATTCTTTGTGAAACATGATGGCCTGTGGATCCTGCTGCATGATGGCTCCTTGAATCATGAGCGGCACACCGCGTGAAACCGCCACAATAATTTGATCACTTCGGCCCAATGAAAAATCGGCAACTCCCTGGGCCACTTTCTGGACGGTCATGGCGTTGGGTCCGCCCGGAATTATTTCAACATCAAGTCCAGCTTCTTTATAATAACCCTTAACTAATGCCTGATAAAATCCGCCGTGTTCTGGCTGAGCATACCAGTCCGTTTGCAGGGTGACTTTCGTCAGTCCTTGATTTGTCTGATTGTTATTCTCTTGTTTGGAGCAAGCAAAACTAAGCAAAACGAATCCTGTCACCAAGGATCGGAAAATGAATTTCATGAATGCCGTTTTCATTAATCCGTTTTAACCAGAGAGTCGTGCCACTTATGTAAGGCGAACCAGTGAATTAAGTTCACGCCACCAACAAAAACAAAACCGATAAAGCAGGCGATGGTGGCTGTTGCAAACAGGGCAGGAATCTTGGCCGAAGAAATATAAACAAGAGCCATGAATCCTAAGCCCGCCCCACCACTTGAGGAAGTTCCTGCAAAGATATCTCCTGTAATAGCACCGATGGGTGCCAAGGTTCCGGCAATCTTCATGCCGGCAAGAAAGTAAGGCATAGAATACGGTACTCGAAGCATCATAATTTCCTGAGATTTACTGGCATTACAGACCGCAAATAAGCCGAGTAATTTTTTATCCGTTGAAATTAATCCCTGGATGCTGGTGGCGACCACAGGAAAAAATCCTATAAGAAATGTAATTACTGTGGTTGCCATCAAACCGGGGCCCATCCAGATTGAGACAATCGGCGCGAGAATAATGATTGGGGTCATTTGCAGAATAAGAATCCACGGATAAGCGGCCTGTTTCAGTAATTTTGATGAGGCAAAAATCAATGAAACAGAATAACCAATCACGACAGCGCCCATGAACCCCATGAGTGCAGCTGAAAAAGTATTACCCGCTGCTTGAAACAAGTCGTGTCGTTCCTCAACGATTGACATGATTACCTCAGTTGGGACAGGAAGCACCGCTTTTCGCGAGCCAACGGCATCGTTCCTTGAATAGCCACTATCCGAGATTCTGGATTGTTCTATGCAGGAGCCGATTCCAAACCAGATTCCCAAAATAACCAGACTGGATAGAATGGGCATCAGTACGAAATTATATTTCCGGGAAGTCATGCTTGATTTGCCTCTCGAAGGGCGTGGGTCGTTTTTGCAAGCAATTCCAGATACTCCGGTTGTTCACGTAGGGCCGCCTGGCGGGGATAGGAAAAAGGAACTTCAATAATGGTTTCGATACGGCCCGGATTAGAGGAAAGTACCACCACTCTGGTTGAGAGGAAGAGAGCCTCGGCTACAGAATGAGTGACGTAAAAGGCTGTGAATGGATCCTCGTCTCGAATTTTCAACAGGTCTTCGTTTAGGCGGTCCCGGGTCATTTCGTCAAGTGAACCGAAGGGTTCATCCATGAGCAGGATTTTCGGTGACGTGCTCAGAGCTCGTGCAATGGATACTCGCATGGCCATGCCTCCCGAGAGTTGCCATGGGAATTTTTGCATGGCGTCCTCAAGATCAACAAGCTTGATCATTTCGTTCGCTTTTAGTTGTCGCTGCTCCTTGGGTACGCCTTTGATTTTTAGAGGGAGCTCCACATTTGCCTGAACCCTCAACCAGGGAAGAAGCGTTGCATCCTGAAAAACGAAGAATGCGTCCTCTCGTGCCTCTGCCGGACTACGGTTTTTTAGTGAAACAGATCCTGAGTAGTTTGTGATCAAACCCGAAAGAATGCGTAGCAACGTGGACTTCCCGCAACCGCTGGGACCAATGAGGGTGACAAACTCCTGCTCTTCTATCTCGAGATTAATATCTTCCAGCACTGGAGGTCCCTCCTCAAAGCTCATCCCCAGAGACTGGATCTGAACGAACGTGGATTTGTTTGAAACCTCAGATGGCATAAGTGCGACGCAGTAGATTTTGGTAAAGTAGAAAGCGGGAGACTATCACGACCTTGTCAAGTGTTTGGCAAGCTTCTGACGAAATCTGGATCACTATTGCCATTGGAAAAGAATACTATTTTCTCCTGAATTCTCACCTATGCCAATTCGTTACTGCAAAATCGTCCTAGTTTTCGCCTCATTTCTATTTCTTTCTCTGGTGGTCTTTAACAACCTGACTGACTATGGTTCAAACTACGCGTTTGTTGAAGCTGTCCTAAGTATGAACTCAACCTTCGAAGGAAATTCGGGTATGTGGCGAGCCATAGAATCACCGATTATTCATCACCTCTTTTATTGGGTCATTATTTTTTGGGAGCTGGTAGCTATGACCATAATTGGATTCGGAGTCTTGAAATTGTGGAAAAACCGATTTTCTTGTGCTGCTCTGTTCAATCAGTCAAAAGACTTAGCCGCTGTGGGGCTCACGGTAAGCCTGCTTCAATGGTTTGTTGCATTTCTTATTATTGGCGGGGAATGGTTTCTTATGTGGCAGTCCAAGATTTTCAACGGACAA
Above is a window of Verrucomicrobiota bacterium DNA encoding:
- a CDS encoding cobalamin-independent methionine synthase II family protein encodes the protein MKTLLFPTSVVGSMPRSDFVKDLIATPADEISKEDYESRMDAAVRYIVAVQEQAGLDVVTDGEWRRKSYIGVIAELAHGFELSTNPADGRPWTIVVDKLSPKEPGFIAREITFVKSITSRKVKATLPSPALLGERMWDREKSSGAYPTREAFVSDCVPILRREVELLKEAGADIVQIDDPHLCLFVDPDVRCQYENPCHASDFATDVVNGVIEGIDDVVFAEHLCRRAGARARGESGHAGGFDAIIDQLNRLKVHHLTMEFTTPGAGDFEVLGQLREDLEIGLGCVDVTPGKIDSPEIIAERVRLAVRHIAPERITLNPDCGFAPGSGAVVGIDEAYKKLCNEVAAAKTLRTEFS
- a CDS encoding phosphocholine cytidylyltransferase family protein yields the protein MRAIIIGAGRGQRLMPTTANQPKCFAQVQGRRILDWSLQAFAENGIEDICFIGGYRIDVIRENYPHFTFRHNDNWENNNILASLMYAEDLMDEPFICSYSDTLFSKNVIAGLLESKNDITLSADTGWAERYKHRTQHPPDDAEKLIVLNGRVTKVHRSIDPNDAHGEYTGVAKFSKEGADTLKGHYARCLKSLSGRPYREAPVFEKAYLIHLLQDMIEKGVAIHHVDTPGEYMEIDTQEDFELAQTQWNNSQT
- a CDS encoding MFS transporter — its product is MGTQQKHTPGNFLRSEAGVLWVLWLTYGSFYFCRTNISAAIPGIQDELDLTKTQIGLILGSLKIAYGIGQFVNGQLAEKFSARKLLTIGMLTSALLNVIFGFGTALYFLVFVWAANGYFQALGWTPTMRVAANWFPREKRGRAIGIIGTGYQVTAALTFVVAGFSVHLFGWRGALYVPAVLFAASCIHMLFFLKESPPKSANANINSPETEGNFDRSPDKRTIMENIIITLSNPALWFLAVSLGLLNACRYGFLDWGVTHLIESQGGSVAKSALKYAVLPIGGIAGAYLSGWATDRFFAGRRAPVISILLVMLGTLTLIYSYAVEKGLGFSVVILAFVGFTVYGPQVLLVGTAPVDLARKGTAAAAVGFVNFMGYMGAFSGDVVTGTLVDKQGWQAGLYFWASCAFGAAAISALLWKQTGQSKTNEIQLT
- a CDS encoding sulfatase, which encodes MVLILADDLRPGLGCYGDTEVKTPHIDSLAQRGMVFERAYVQYPVCNASRTSFLTGWRPDRTGVINNQTQFRKEHPDIVTLPQMFRENGYYSAGIGKLFHSGTKADGSRTFFEDAKSFDYFASYHRSTTELGNQGEGRNVTNGALGWARWLAAEGDDEDQPDGMNAADAVRILDEVKDKPFFLGVGFHKPHDPFHAPKKYFDLFPPDSIQLHRQPENRTEDLPLAIPGDKTIFAKFTDQERMEFKRSYLACTAFMDAQVGKILDKLTELKLWDNTIVIFASDHGYHLGEHAWWNKVTVFEQGARSPFVAWVPGITDPGTRTSSLIEFVDLYPTLADLCDLKLPHEMDGKSFAPILKDPNHSGKTAAFTQVSRGQEMGRSVRADQWRYTEWDFGREGVELYAHPQDPKEYHNLADKPDLTEIQKSLKVLLDGNFPAE
- a CDS encoding arylsulfatase codes for the protein MKQLILLFSLLLSRLMLTAETPHIVIFLADDLGWKDVGFHGSEIETPHIDKLASEGIQLDRFYVQPICSPTRGALMSGKYPFNLGLQVDVIRPWDVYGLNLEEKILPQFFKQAGYATAIVGKWHLGLSKQAFLPQNRGFDYQYGHYLGMIDYFTHDRLGGIDWHRNGTLVKEEGYTTDLMANEAVRLIKQHNADQPLFLYMPFNAPHTPLQVTETYEKKYAHIKDPSRRTFAGMVDCMDVAIGRVLAALELQGMRDNTLVMFSSDNGGRIRFGADNGKLRGGKKELFEGGIRVPTVIHWPGKLEGGKTVTEVIHVVDVLPTLVGIIGQAVPAIDGMDVMPILKGAKQTRTEVPLHIAPDRSALLDGKWKLVIGAEEPVDGVSSDVVHLFDVKADPFEHNDLKDLHPKVVKKMMAIIEDYLAASVEPHGDASNGETSVPEGFELPKVWDPWLD
- a CDS encoding DUF1080 domain-containing protein, which produces MKWVPMIVVRFILVGILNAREGNEGYDGHPPKISACRKPGEWESFDVIFRVPSFDLDGNKTRDADFVKVVQNGIVIHKHATISGPTRGALFEDESATGPLLLQGDHGPVAYRNVRIRSLD
- a CDS encoding ABC transporter substrate-binding protein, which translates into the protein MKFIFRSLVTGFVLLSFACSKQENNNQTNQGLTKVTLQTDWYAQPEHGGFYQALVKGYYKEAGLDVEIIPGGPNAMTVQKVAQGVADFSLGRSDQIIVAVSRGVPLMIQGAIMQQDPQAIMFHKESGIKDFKDLDGKTIMAIPGSTFVGMLEHSYGIQIDVIPTDFGMNRFLADKAFIQQCFITNEPYYVSREGANVGTLLLSDSGFSPYRVWYTSSGYARANPEIVQAFSEASIRGWNDYLTGDRSEADNLISSSNPKQTPDFIDYVVNSMIENQLVTGDPEKGEAMGRLTIERIQKQIDQLNEIEALESDVKIDQVLPRHIREPNPGSINSTPQGLLVKLISNAGTQEMTIAAEEMAKIAQNAKMKFFATEEVEYDMTIVYLKDFLDTFIEDTTLNFWIMNCGDKYQSNFYPEILESSKPFFILTIDQKPLAQWLKDQGHPKEWGPHIVNIQNTDGLLDPPHKNPWGVIEMILTTKTQAFGNWGASKNSESINSGRDIFQNSCASCHDTGNGILGGKVSTRNLQMLAVFAKNTEVYFRKLLDSPKETNPLAEKMPSYKHYSEKQVNDLIAFLKSR
- a CDS encoding ABC transporter permease subunit, with amino-acid sequence MFQAAGNTFSAALMGFMGAVVIGYSVSLIFASSKLLKQAAYPWILILQMTPIIILAPIVSIWMGPGLMATTVITFLIGFFPVVATSIQGLISTDKKLLGLFAVCNASKSQEIMMLRVPYSMPYFLAGMKIAGTLAPIGAITGDIFAGTSSSGGAGLGFMALVYISSAKIPALFATATIACFIGFVFVGGVNLIHWFALHKWHDSLVKTD
- a CDS encoding ABC transporter ATP-binding protein, with translation MPSEVSNKSTFVQIQSLGMSFEEGPPVLEDINLEIEEQEFVTLIGPSGCGKSTLLRILSGLITNYSGSVSLKNRSPAEAREDAFFVFQDATLLPWLRVQANVELPLKIKGVPKEQRQLKANEMIKLVDLEDAMQKFPWQLSGGMAMRVSIARALSTSPKILLMDEPFGSLDEMTRDRLNEDLLKIRDEDPFTAFYVTHSVAEALFLSTRVVVLSSNPGRIETIIEVPFSYPRQAALREQPEYLELLAKTTHALREANQA
- a CDS encoding DUF2165 domain-containing protein; the protein is MPIRYCKIVLVFASFLFLSLVVFNNLTDYGSNYAFVEAVLSMNSTFEGNSGMWRAIESPIIHHLFYWVIIFWELVAMTIIGFGVLKLWKNRFSCAALFNQSKDLAAVGLTVSLLQWFVAFLIIGGEWFLMWQSKIFNGQDAAMRMFVVMGICLIFLLLKDDEVNA